In the Streptobacillus moniliformis DSM 12112 genome, one interval contains:
- the arcA gene encoding arginine deiminase has translation MVINVRSEINTLKKVLLHRPGKELLNLTPDTLERLLFDDVPFLKVAQAEHDRFAEILRENGVEVVYLEDLVAETLDSSHELKVQFLKQFIEEGGVQLEVYKEALLNFFLSYTDTKEMVLKTMEGVNMAELKVPRKDLVSYLDDPSELILDPMPNLYFTRDPFASTQNGVILNRMYSVTRNRETIYAYYVFHYHPEYKGKVTFFYDRTNPFHIEGGDVLNINDKVLAIGISQRTEAAAIDLAAKTLLFDEANSHIETILAFRIAESRAWMHLDTVFTQIDHDKFSVHPAILGPLEVFELRRDGNDVKVTPKEGKLEDILAEYMGTKVTLIPCGGGDRIAAEREQWNDGSNTLCIAPGKVIVYERNDVTNDLLRKHGINVIEMPSAELSRGRGGPRCMSMPLVREEN, from the coding sequence ATGGTTATTAATGTAAGAAGTGAAATCAACACTTTAAAAAAAGTATTGTTACACAGACCTGGTAAAGAATTATTAAATTTAACACCAGATACGTTAGAAAGATTATTATTTGATGATGTACCTTTCTTGAAAGTTGCACAAGCAGAGCATGACAGATTTGCTGAGATTTTAAGAGAAAACGGAGTTGAAGTTGTATACTTAGAAGACTTAGTAGCTGAAACTTTAGATAGTTCTCATGAATTGAAAGTTCAATTTTTAAAACAATTCATCGAAGAAGGTGGAGTACAACTAGAAGTGTATAAAGAAGCTTTATTAAACTTTTTCTTAAGCTATACAGACACTAAAGAAATGGTTCTTAAAACTATGGAAGGTGTAAATATGGCAGAACTTAAAGTTCCTAGAAAAGATCTAGTTAGTTATTTAGATGATCCATCTGAATTAATTTTAGATCCTATGCCTAATTTATACTTTACAAGAGATCCGTTTGCATCAACACAAAATGGAGTAATCTTAAATAGAATGTATTCAGTAACTAGAAATAGAGAAACTATTTATGCTTACTATGTGTTCCATTATCATCCAGAATATAAAGGAAAAGTTACTTTCTTCTATGACAGAACTAATCCTTTCCATATTGAAGGTGGAGATGTGTTAAACATTAACGATAAGGTATTAGCTATAGGAATTTCTCAAAGAACTGAAGCAGCAGCTATAGATTTAGCAGCTAAGACTTTATTATTTGATGAAGCAAATTCTCATATAGAAACAATACTTGCATTTAGAATTGCAGAAAGTAGAGCATGGATGCATTTAGATACAGTATTTACTCAAATAGATCATGACAAATTCAGTGTACATCCTGCAATTTTAGGACCATTAGAGGTATTTGAATTAAGAAGAGATGGTAATGATGTTAAAGTTACTCCTAAAGAAGGTAAACTTGAAGATATCTTAGCAGAATACATGGGAACTAAAGTTACATTGATACCTTGTGGTGGTGGAGATAGAATAGCTGCTGAAAGAGAACAATGGAATGATGGATCAAATACTTTATGTATAGCTCCAGGTAAAGTTATAGTTTATGAAAGAAATGATGTAACTAATGATTTATTAAGAAAACATGGTATTAATGTTATTGAAATGCCAAGTGCCGAATTATCAAGAGGACGTGGAGGTCCTAGATGTATGTCTATGCCTTTAGTAAGAGAAGAAAATTAA